One window of Catonella massiliensis genomic DNA carries:
- a CDS encoding ISLre2 family transposase — translation MTNAIVKEKKISFKTLEKKIFEEACKLAREHTKIILENYDDILSKERDTSKYRNKGKRKTSIRTVYGDVEYERRVYQTRLRDGTKAHVYLLDEQMGMEKIGLISTNLAEKIANSVTELPYRASAEMLSSSTGQTISAGGVWNIAQKLGQRITSEEDLDVKKMKAGRPDGKREIGVLFEEMDGVWLSMQGRGHKRMGKKEMKVFTMYEGWDAEKEKEGRSTLVEKVVFAGMDGSSGFHNKREAVIQKKYNPDEIGRRILNGDGGSWIKEPYDDEAVFQLDRYHIYQEILRKISSKAVQKDIRRLFDSEKIEEMFDYIREYIRVSKSEDESDKTSKKAEELYAYLHNNREGLLPYYKRGIKLPEPVEGIIYKNMGIQETQNCTLITLRMKHRRMRWSESGADNLAKLLCRKENKDLIETVERYSGELIFDESQSEIKEPLSASKSPLRDGKGLPYMEVGRGSLPLTGTPLTAGRKALRNFILGN, via the coding sequence ATGACTAATGCTATTGTAAAAGAAAAAAAGATTTCATTCAAGACCTTAGAGAAGAAAATTTTTGAAGAGGCCTGCAAGCTTGCCAGGGAACACACTAAAATCATACTTGAAAACTATGATGATATTCTTTCAAAAGAGAGGGATACTTCTAAATATAGGAATAAAGGAAAGAGAAAGACTTCGATAAGAACCGTATATGGAGATGTCGAGTATGAAAGAAGGGTGTACCAGACAAGGCTTAGAGATGGAACGAAAGCCCATGTTTATCTTCTTGATGAACAAATGGGTATGGAGAAGATAGGCTTAATATCTACTAATCTTGCAGAGAAGATCGCCAATTCAGTTACGGAACTCCCGTACAGGGCATCTGCTGAGATGTTAAGCTCTTCTACAGGACAGACCATAAGTGCGGGAGGCGTGTGGAATATAGCCCAGAAGCTTGGCCAGAGGATAACATCAGAGGAAGACCTTGATGTGAAGAAGATGAAGGCAGGCAGACCTGATGGGAAAAGGGAAATCGGAGTTCTTTTTGAGGAAATGGATGGAGTATGGCTTTCGATGCAGGGCAGAGGGCATAAACGCATGGGTAAAAAGGAGATGAAGGTCTTTACCATGTATGAAGGCTGGGATGCGGAGAAGGAAAAGGAAGGGCGCAGCACTCTAGTGGAGAAAGTGGTGTTTGCAGGCATGGATGGAAGCAGTGGATTCCACAATAAAAGAGAGGCCGTGATACAGAAGAAATATAACCCTGACGAAATAGGCAGGCGTATCTTAAATGGAGATGGTGGAAGCTGGATAAAAGAGCCTTATGATGACGAGGCGGTGTTTCAGCTTGACAGATACCACATTTATCAGGAAATTTTAAGGAAAATAAGCAGTAAAGCTGTACAAAAGGATATACGAAGGCTCTTTGATTCAGAGAAGATTGAAGAAATGTTTGATTATATACGTGAGTATATAAGAGTAAGTAAAAGCGAAGATGAAAGCGATAAAACCAGTAAAAAAGCCGAGGAGCTGTACGCCTACCTTCACAATAACAGAGAAGGGCTGCTACCGTACTACAAGCGGGGAATAAAACTCCCAGAACCTGTAGAAGGCATCATTTATAAAAACATGGGTATACAGGAAACACAAAACTGTACACTGATAACGCTGAGAATGAAGCACAGGCGCATGAGATGGTCAGAATCAGGAGCTGATAACCTTGCGAAGCTTCTGTGCAGGAAAGAAAACAAAGACCTGATAGAGACAGTCGAACGTTACTCTGGGGAATTGATATTTGATGAGAGCCAGAGCGAGATAAAAGAGCCTCTCAGCGCTTCAAAATCACCGTTACGAGACGGTAAAGGGCTTCCATATATGGAAGTAGGCAGAGGAAGTCTTCCACTAACCGGTACACCATTAACAGCAGGTAGAAAGGCATTAAGAAATTTTATACTTGGCAACTAA
- the pfkA gene encoding 6-phosphofructokinase: MAKEVNTIGVLTSGGDAPGMNACIRAVVRAALAAGKKVKGIRRGYAGLIDEDIVEMDSKSVSDIIQRGGTVLYTARCPEFKKSEIQDKGAEICKKHGIDGIVVIGGDGSFQGAGRLAERGINTIALPGTIDNDIACTEYTIGFNTAVNTAMECIDKVRDTSTSHERCNIIEVMGRGAGYIALWCGIANGSEEILTSDTYDGNLEEIIHRIKYLRAKGKKHYIIINAESVGNSNEMAKLIEMATGMETRATVLGHIQRGGSPTATDRVYASMFGAKAVDLLLEGKTNRVIGMKGGHFVDYDIAEALQMTKEADPWMIELGRRLVR, translated from the coding sequence ATGGCAAAGGAAGTAAATACAATAGGAGTACTTACAAGCGGAGGAGATGCACCGGGTATGAATGCCTGCATTAGAGCGGTTGTTCGTGCAGCTCTTGCAGCAGGTAAGAAGGTTAAGGGTATAAGAAGAGGATATGCAGGACTAATTGACGAGGACATAGTTGAAATGGATTCAAAGAGCGTGTCTGATATCATCCAGCGTGGTGGTACAGTGCTTTATACTGCAAGATGTCCTGAGTTTAAGAAGTCTGAGATACAGGATAAGGGAGCTGAAATCTGCAAAAAGCACGGGATTGACGGTATCGTGGTTATAGGTGGTGATGGCTCATTCCAGGGTGCTGGAAGACTTGCTGAAAGAGGAATCAACACCATAGCACTTCCAGGAACAATCGATAATGATATTGCCTGCACAGAGTACACCATAGGCTTTAATACAGCTGTAAACACAGCGATGGAGTGTATCGACAAGGTTAGGGATACCTCTACTTCTCACGAGCGTTGCAACATCATCGAGGTAATGGGAAGAGGAGCAGGCTACATAGCGCTTTGGTGCGGTATAGCCAACGGCTCTGAGGAAATCCTTACATCAGATACCTATGACGGCAACCTTGAGGAGATTATACATAGAATCAAGTATTTAAGAGCAAAGGGCAAGAAGCATTACATCATAATCAATGCTGAAAGCGTAGGTAATTCCAATGAAATGGCTAAGCTGATTGAGATGGCTACAGGTATGGAGACCAGAGCAACAGTACTTGGACATATTCAAAGAGGTGGAAGCCCAACAGCTACAGACAGAGTATATGCTTCTATGTTTGGAGCTAAGGCTGTAGATCTTCTTCTTGAGGGCAAGACAAACAGGGTTATCGGTATGAAGGGCGGTCATTTTGTAGACTATGATATCGCAGAGGCACTTCAGATGACTAAGGAAGCAGACCCTTGGATGATTGAGCTCGGAAGGAGGTTAGTAAGATAA
- the dapA gene encoding 4-hydroxy-tetrahydrodipicolinate synthase yields the protein MSLFEGVATALITPFCPDGSVNYAKLEELINKQIEDGVDGLVICGTTGESATLTEKEHMDVIRESVKFVNGRVPVIAGTGSNCTQTAIEMSKEAEEYGADGLLLVSPYYNKATAEGLYEHFADTANAVKIPVILYNIAGRTGINIEPETIYKLARDVKNIVAVKEASGNISQIAKIAALTKDLDFDIYSGNDDQVIAICAMGGKGVISVASHVIPKQMHDMVMSFRAGDTKKALDIQNRYLSLINTLFIDVNPIPVKEAMNLLGHEVGGFRKPLTPMSEAHREILRSEMINAGLL from the coding sequence ATGTCTTTATTTGAAGGAGTTGCAACAGCACTTATAACTCCGTTTTGTCCGGATGGAAGTGTAAATTATGCTAAGCTTGAAGAGCTTATCAACAAGCAGATTGAGGACGGGGTTGACGGACTTGTTATCTGTGGTACAACAGGAGAGTCAGCTACCCTTACCGAAAAGGAGCATATGGACGTCATCCGTGAGTCTGTGAAGTTTGTAAACGGCAGGGTTCCTGTGATTGCCGGAACAGGTTCCAACTGTACCCAGACAGCAATTGAGATGTCTAAGGAGGCTGAAGAATACGGTGCTGACGGACTTCTCCTTGTATCGCCTTACTATAATAAGGCTACGGCAGAGGGACTTTACGAGCATTTTGCAGACACGGCTAACGCTGTTAAAATCCCTGTAATCCTCTATAATATAGCAGGAAGAACAGGCATCAACATCGAGCCTGAGACCATATACAAGCTTGCAAGAGACGTCAAAAACATAGTAGCAGTCAAGGAAGCATCAGGCAATATTTCTCAGATAGCAAAGATAGCGGCGCTTACAAAAGACTTGGACTTTGACATATATTCCGGAAATGATGACCAGGTCATCGCCATTTGTGCTATGGGTGGAAAGGGAGTTATCTCAGTAGCTTCCCACGTCATCCCAAAGCAGATGCACGATATGGTTATGAGCTTTAGAGCAGGCGATACAAAGAAAGCACTCGATATACAGAACAGGTATCTATCACTTATAAATACTCTGTTCATCGATGTGAATCCAATCCCTGTAAAGGAAGCCATGAATCTCTTAGGACACGAGGTAGGAGGCTTTAGAAAACCGCTTACCCCTATGTCTGAAGCCCATAGAGAGATACTAAGAAGCGAAATGATAAATGCAGGATTATTATAA
- a CDS encoding HAD family hydrolase, with translation MDNKILFFDIDGTLLGRNEYLPESAAEAIRRTRAKGNLCFICSGRSKSMLPEKLLEVGFDGIICGGGTYISFRDEILVDHRLSAGELSRLLDWFEGSDLGLFFEGDEYIHVLPFERYSDPTRLKLLLKDLSAPLKEIRRDNLEELSVGKFSGMISPLQWDYAMKMADDIKDFMTIIIHRRPNEAKFTASNTPLDTNSKDDKVSWAGYGFVEFLPNGFNKATAIKAVLGHLNLPLSSAYGFGDSENDREMLTWLPNSICMGNGDENIKKIASYVAPPLLEDGIYKAMEHFNLI, from the coding sequence ATGGATAATAAAATTTTATTTTTTGATATTGATGGAACTCTCCTTGGGAGAAATGAATATCTGCCGGAATCAGCGGCAGAAGCGATTAGAAGGACAAGGGCAAAGGGAAACCTCTGCTTTATTTGCAGTGGGCGCAGTAAGTCAATGCTGCCAGAGAAGCTCCTTGAGGTTGGCTTTGACGGCATTATATGTGGCGGTGGAACCTATATCTCTTTTAGGGATGAAATCCTTGTTGACCACAGACTATCTGCCGGTGAGCTTTCCAGGCTCTTAGACTGGTTTGAGGGCTCAGACCTCGGCCTTTTCTTTGAGGGTGACGAATACATCCACGTCCTTCCTTTTGAGCGCTATAGCGACCCTACCAGGCTTAAGCTTCTTCTAAAGGACCTCTCTGCCCCTCTAAAGGAGATAAGAAGAGACAACCTGGAAGAACTTAGTGTGGGCAAATTTTCTGGGATGATTAGTCCTTTGCAATGGGATTATGCCATGAAAATGGCTGATGACATCAAAGACTTTATGACTATCATAATACACAGAAGGCCTAATGAAGCGAAGTTTACAGCTTCAAATACGCCTCTTGATACTAACAGTAAGGATGATAAGGTAAGCTGGGCAGGATACGGTTTTGTGGAGTTCCTTCCAAATGGCTTTAATAAGGCAACAGCAATCAAGGCGGTATTAGGCCATCTTAATCTCCCTCTTTCCTCAGCCTATGGCTTTGGTGACAGTGAGAACGACAGAGAGATGCTTACCTGGCTTCCGAATTCCATCTGTATGGGTAATGGAGATGAAAACATAAAAAAAATTGCCTCGTATGTAGCACCTCCTTTACTTGAAGATGGTATATACAAGGCAATGGAACATTTTAATCTGATTTAG
- a CDS encoding DNA polymerase III subunit alpha, translated as MSFTHLHLHTGYSLLDGSSKIPELVRRVKELGMDACAITDHGVMYGVIEFYKACKAEGIKPIIGCEVYVAPGSRFEKGKEKSAERYNHLILLAENDTGHKNLMKLVSRGFTEGFYYKPRVDYELLSEYHEGIIASSACLAGIVPTKLRNGDYEGAKEEAMRLQQIFGENNFFLELQDHGLSEQKFVNQGLMRISSETGIPLVATNDCHYLYKEDAEAHDVLICIQTQKNVYDEDRMKYEGGQFYVKSPEEMEEVFHYIPEAIHNTEEIARRCNVEIEFGKYHLPLYPVPEGYTSLSYLNKLCEDGFKKRYEGVDADTEASLRERLKYETDTIANMGFVDYFLIVWDYINFAKENHIAVGPGRGSAAGSIVAYCLGITGVDPIRYNLLFERFLNPERVTMPDIDVDFCVLRRQEVIDYVTEKYGREKVVQIVTFGTMAAKMVIRDVGRALDLPYSFCDKVAKMIPNELKMNIEKALLINPDLKRLYDEDEEAKKLIDLSRRLEGLPRHTSIHAAGVVISKREVDCYVPVSTSSDGAVTTQYTMETIEQLGLLKMDFLGLRNLTVIEKAVELVNRNRKKEGRDELDIEKIDMEDENIYLMISEGRTEGVFQLESPGMTSFMKKLRPDNIEDIIAGISLYRPGPMEFIDDYINGKRNAAAIEYDCEELVPILKSTYGCIVYQEQVMQIVRDLAGYSYGQSDLLRRAMSKKKDSVMKEERKNFVYGDESKGIPGCVANGVSEQVANKIYDKMIDFAKYAFNRSHAAAYAFITYQTAYLKYYYPKEYMAALLTSVMSNTGKVSEYILSGKEMGIAILPPDVNEGEGSFTAASGGIRYGMSAIKGLGENVTDAIVRDREERGPYKSLTDLIERLAGSINKKGLEALIKSGALDGLSGSRREKMAVYEQVLDSISHEKHSKMAGQLSLFDIAPKDDLSALEVKMPELGEFDVETKLAFEKEMLGVYLSGHPLESYQDMLKSVCNASSLDFAYDEEEGMVNVAPGKDYILGGIASVVNIKLTRNNQRMAFITLEDLVGSVEVIVFPRDFEKYRELIEEGRKYIISGKASLEENDAAKLIAGKIIPFEEVPREVWLQFENKAELEKVEDELNKIFEGNKGNARVMLYCREERQVKRVNTVRGISYAEAVIDELKHKLGCDNVKIVVKIQ; from the coding sequence GCCTGTGCCATCACAGACCATGGAGTTATGTACGGAGTTATAGAATTTTACAAGGCCTGCAAGGCTGAGGGTATCAAGCCCATTATCGGCTGTGAGGTATATGTGGCTCCAGGCTCCAGATTTGAAAAGGGGAAGGAAAAGTCAGCCGAGCGGTACAACCATTTGATACTGCTTGCTGAAAATGATACAGGACATAAGAACCTCATGAAGCTTGTATCAAGGGGCTTTACAGAGGGATTTTATTATAAGCCGAGGGTGGATTACGAGCTTTTAAGCGAGTATCACGAGGGCATAATTGCTTCATCCGCCTGTCTTGCCGGCATAGTGCCTACCAAGCTAAGAAATGGGGACTATGAGGGGGCAAAGGAAGAAGCAATGAGGCTTCAGCAAATATTTGGAGAAAACAACTTCTTCCTGGAGCTTCAAGACCATGGACTTTCAGAGCAGAAATTTGTCAATCAGGGACTGATGAGAATATCGTCTGAGACAGGTATTCCTCTTGTAGCCACCAATGACTGCCATTATCTCTATAAAGAGGATGCCGAGGCTCATGACGTACTTATATGTATCCAGACTCAGAAAAATGTATATGATGAAGACAGGATGAAGTATGAGGGTGGACAGTTCTATGTGAAGTCTCCTGAGGAAATGGAAGAGGTATTTCACTACATTCCCGAAGCCATTCACAATACTGAAGAGATAGCAAGACGATGCAATGTAGAGATAGAGTTTGGCAAATACCACCTGCCACTCTATCCTGTGCCTGAGGGCTATACCTCACTTTCATATCTTAATAAACTCTGCGAAGACGGATTTAAGAAGAGGTATGAGGGGGTGGATGCAGATACTGAGGCCTCTCTTCGTGAAAGGCTTAAATACGAGACTGATACCATTGCTAATATGGGCTTTGTGGATTACTTCCTCATAGTGTGGGATTATATCAACTTTGCAAAGGAGAACCACATAGCGGTAGGTCCCGGAAGAGGCTCGGCAGCTGGAAGCATAGTAGCTTACTGTCTTGGCATTACGGGAGTAGACCCTATTAGATACAATCTCCTCTTTGAGCGTTTCTTAAACCCGGAGAGAGTAACCATGCCCGATATAGACGTTGACTTCTGCGTACTTAGAAGACAGGAGGTAATAGACTATGTTACCGAAAAGTACGGCAGGGAAAAGGTAGTACAGATAGTAACCTTTGGTACCATGGCTGCGAAAATGGTTATAAGGGATGTGGGAAGGGCTCTTGACCTGCCTTATAGCTTCTGTGATAAGGTAGCCAAGATGATACCCAATGAACTTAAAATGAATATTGAGAAGGCTTTGTTAATCAATCCTGACCTAAAGAGGCTATATGATGAGGATGAGGAGGCAAAGAAGCTTATAGACCTATCAAGGAGGCTTGAGGGACTTCCAAGGCATACCTCCATCCACGCGGCAGGAGTAGTTATAAGCAAGCGTGAAGTAGACTGCTATGTGCCTGTTTCCACAAGCAGTGACGGTGCTGTTACCACACAGTATACCATGGAAACCATTGAGCAGCTTGGACTCCTTAAGATGGACTTCCTAGGCCTTAGAAACCTTACAGTTATAGAAAAGGCGGTAGAGCTTGTTAACAGAAACAGAAAGAAAGAAGGAAGGGACGAGCTTGACATAGAAAAGATAGACATGGAGGATGAAAATATCTATCTTATGATTAGCGAGGGCAGGACAGAGGGAGTATTCCAGCTTGAAAGCCCCGGTATGACAAGCTTTATGAAGAAGCTTAGGCCTGACAACATAGAAGATATAATTGCGGGAATTTCCCTCTACAGACCAGGCCCTATGGAATTTATTGATGATTATATAAACGGCAAAAGGAATGCTGCCGCCATAGAGTATGACTGTGAAGAGCTGGTCCCAATCCTTAAGTCAACCTATGGCTGTATAGTGTATCAGGAGCAGGTTATGCAGATAGTGCGTGACCTTGCGGGCTACAGCTATGGGCAAAGTGATTTGCTCCGACGTGCTATGTCAAAGAAAAAGGACAGCGTGATGAAAGAGGAGAGAAAAAACTTTGTCTATGGTGATGAGTCTAAGGGAATACCCGGCTGTGTGGCAAATGGTGTGTCTGAGCAGGTTGCCAATAAGATATATGATAAGATGATTGACTTTGCTAAGTATGCCTTTAACCGTTCACACGCCGCCGCCTATGCTTTTATAACCTACCAGACTGCCTACCTCAAGTACTATTATCCTAAGGAATATATGGCGGCCCTTTTAACCAGCGTGATGTCAAATACAGGAAAGGTATCAGAGTACATCCTTTCGGGCAAGGAAATGGGAATAGCCATCCTTCCCCCTGATGTCAATGAGGGAGAGGGTAGTTTTACTGCGGCGAGTGGTGGTATCCGCTATGGCATGTCTGCCATAAAGGGGCTTGGAGAAAATGTAACAGATGCCATAGTAAGGGACAGAGAGGAAAGAGGGCCATATAAGAGCCTTACTGATCTGATAGAGAGGCTCGCCGGCTCGATAAACAAGAAAGGCCTTGAGGCGCTTATCAAGTCAGGTGCACTTGACGGTCTTTCCGGCAGCAGAAGGGAGAAAATGGCTGTATACGAGCAGGTACTAGACTCCATCTCGCACGAGAAGCACAGCAAGATGGCAGGACAGCTAAGTCTTTTTGACATAGCACCAAAGGATGATTTGTCAGCCCTTGAAGTAAAGATGCCTGAGCTTGGCGAGTTTGATGTGGAGACAAAGCTTGCATTTGAAAAAGAAATGCTGGGAGTCTATCTTAGCGGCCACCCTCTTGAGAGTTATCAGGATATGCTAAAGTCTGTATGCAATGCCAGCTCCTTGGACTTTGCGTACGATGAAGAGGAAGGGATGGTAAATGTAGCTCCGGGTAAAGACTACATACTTGGAGGAATCGCAAGTGTGGTAAATATCAAGCTTACAAGGAATAATCAGCGTATGGCTTTCATTACACTTGAGGACTTGGTGGGAAGCGTTGAAGTTATAGTATTTCCAAGAGATTTTGAAAAATACAGGGAACTTATAGAAGAGGGGAGAAAGTACATAATCTCAGGTAAAGCCTCGCTTGAAGAAAATGATGCTGCAAAGTTAATCGCAGGTAAGATTATTCCTTTTGAAGAAGTACCTAGAGAAGTATGGCTGCAGTTTGAGAATAAGGCTGAGCTTGAAAAGGTAGAAGATGAGTTAAACAAAATATTTGAAGGCAATAAAGGAAATGCAAGGGTTATGCTATACTGTAGGGAAGAAAGACAGGTAAAACGAGTAAATACAGTAAGGGGCATTTCTTATGCAGAGGCTGTGATAGATGAGCTAAAGCACAAGCTAGGCTGTGATAATGTAAAAATAGTCGTAAAAATACAGTAG